In the Acropora muricata isolate sample 2 chromosome 10, ASM3666990v1, whole genome shotgun sequence genome, one interval contains:
- the LOC136932102 gene encoding spindle and kinetochore-associated protein 1-like, which yields MASTLEEVAKVFTSKTANLRRCMELRSAGNSTNCISVLKSINKELMELEASLDMLQEHFEKEKGLVAQGEVMKDIASKFRLRLQHVASNLPPHLPGVEKSTKRSGEFKDDDADTGKETAGNPKITRQSKKVHSSRIGNIGSEIPKLAYLTVEEFEEIPKYIKGRISYEQVNNAIDEIHKAITAKYKIMRLPRSAMGEPVMKKYKAFKEAETPETEGEFFVIDDDLKTYTQLKMDSTGRAILTMLRHCGRLGEVRGKKLLRYVLKQ from the exons ATGGCGTCCACTTTGGAGGAAGTTGCTAAGGTCTTCACGTCAAAAACGGCGAATTTAAGGAGATGCATGGAGTTGCGAAGCGCAG GAAATTCAACAAACTGTATTTCTGTTTTGAAGTCAATCAACAAAGAGCTAATGGAACTTGAAGCTTCTTTAGACATGTTacaagaacattttgaaaaggaGAAGGGTTTAGTAGCACAAGGAGAG GTAATGAAAGAtattgcaagcaaatttaggcTCCGTCTTCAGCACGTAGCATCTAATCTACCTCCTCATCTTCCGGGTGTGGAAAAGAGCACCAAAAG GAGCGGTGAATTTAAAGATGATGATGCAGATACAGGTAAAGAAACTGCTGGTAATCCGAAGATAACACGCCAGTCGAAAAAGGTCCACTCATCCCGCATTGGCAATATTGGATCCGAGATTCCTAAACTGGCTTACCTAACTGTGGAGGAGTTCGAAGAAATTCCAAA GTATATCAAGGGTCGCATTTCTTACGAACAAGTCAACAACGCTATCGATGAAATCCACAAAGCCATCACAGCAAAATACAAGATAATGCGCCTGCCACGTTCAGCAATGGGAGAGCCAGTTATGAAGAAATACAAG GCtttcaaggaagctgaaacGCCAGAAACTGAAG GAGAGTTTTTCGTCATTGACGACGATCTCAAGACTTATACACAGCTGAAGATGGATTCTACAGGGAGGGCGATCCTCACAATGTTACGACACTGTGGTCGTCTGGGAGAAGTACGAGGAAAGAAACTTCTGAGATACGTTCTTAAGCAGTGA
- the LOC136932101 gene encoding uncharacterized protein translates to MPRRNRIALEERERIVKAFEDEEEDYLLVADTLGVNRSTARGIVARYIREGRIRERPRGGRNNVRVDDEMRDCLEEIINENCLLTLTQINHELRRRLPVKPEIHDRTVSRTLDGMLFRVKLARPLPADRNRLDVLNKRVDYATWFMNYAVVRHCVFVDECSYNIWTARSHGRARQGERAYRQVCGQRGRNLTVTMAISPLNGLVFSSAFVGGMNAARFDNFLTQARTNMDPEESVIFVYKGAPAHRNPTVPAPNTELKMLPPYSPFLNIVEQAINCLKAAIKADISRPEIQRRMDDRDEARVRGIPLGEFRTQQLHEALHRNIDTITVAKSAQWYHFMQTYLPKCLKREVIEG, encoded by the coding sequence ATGCCACGGAGAAACCGAATAGCACTcgaagagagagagagaatcGTTAAAGCATTCGAGGACGAGGAGGAAGACTATCTTTTAGTCGCAGACACGCTTGGAGTGAATCGATCAACGGCAAGAGGCATCGTGGCGCGCTACATCAGAGAAGGCAGGATCCGGGAGAGACCAAGAGGTGGTAGAAACAACGTGCGCGTGGATGATGAGATGAGAGATTGTCTCGAGGAGATCATCAACGAAAACTGTTTACTCACACTTACTCAGATAAACCATGAACTGAGGAGAAGGCTACCAGTCAAACCCGAGATCCATGACCGCACCGTATCAAGGACATTGGACGGGATGCTGTTTCGAGTGAAACTGGCAAGGCCCCTCCCTGCTGACAGAAACAGACTTGATGTGCTGAACAAGAGAGTCGATTACGCGACATGGTTTATGAACTATGCCGTAGTGCGACACTGTGTGTTCGTAGACGAATGCAGCTACAACATCTGGACGGCCAGAAGCCATGGGAGAGCGCGGCAAGGAGAGAGAGCCTATCGCCAAGTTTGCGGCCAGCGAGGAAGAAACTTGACTGTGACAATGGCAATATCGCCTCTCAATGGACTTGTGTTTTCCTCCGCTTTTGTTGGCGGAATGAATGCAGCACGTTTCGATAATTTCCTGACACAGGCGAGGACAAATATGGATCCAGAAGAGTCCGTTATCTTTGTATATAAAGGAGCACCGGCCCACCGAAACCCTACCGTTCCCGCCCCAAACACAGAGCTGAAAATGCTTCCTCCCTATAGTCCTTTTCTAAACATCGTGGAGCAGGCAATTAATTGTCTGAAAGCAGCAATTAAGGCCGACATCTCGCGTCCGGAAATCCAAAGACGTATGGATGACAGAGATGAAGCCAGAGTCCGAGGAATTCCACTAGGGGAGTTTCGAACACAGCAACTACATGAGGCTCTGCACAGAAATATTGACACGATAACAGTAGCTAAAAGTGCGCAATGGTACCACTTCATGCAGACCTATCTGCCAAAATGTTTAAAGAGAGAGGTTATTGAAGGGTAA
- the LOC136932100 gene encoding anoctamin-8-like isoform X1 — protein MKKAWDFAKTKQFNAWNWAKTAAKDVFNSNKGEEGSFAKASKFVLSSKLWEHSTPSKTCDVLITFPKKTEDYTVMWLLSRLRARVPDVDVHVRQMAHSPVYGFYLSSSFEVFLQQAENLGLKKKLKGGGITDFKYDERMSFEGSDDPTTFFTSGERQSMILEMVNDLRAVQGDELGKIKFVEGQQIVPKLLSDGVVEKMFPLHNHDDLAKLRKTWVSAFFKKQPLDDICLYFGVKIAMYFAWLGMYTKWLVAPAVLGIVTFILSSRSEATRDWCILFFNIFNIVWATLFLEAWKRKSAELAYKWGTMDMPSDVLKEPRPLFRGEYKPSEITGRIEPQFPSWKRNIFRYCVSLPVILTSLGVVCLSMLLCFEFQRWVDSMENPPKPLKFAPKIALAVCIGLLDDNYKKVAYHLNDKENYRLQETYENHLIIKLVSFQFFNAFLALFYIAFYIQDMNRLKNQLAALLITKQVVGNVKEALIPFVKQKVKEWKMKKEEAKAKKEKDEKGGKDKSAGNEKSDKPKELDTPLMNQAEIESTMAEYEDTFEDYLEMFIQFGYVVLFSSAFPLAALCALLNNIIEIRSDAFKLCTNLRRPFGERVENIGTWQDAMEVMGVVAVMVNLALLGMGGSVQRMFPNMTVTDRIILIVVLEHLVLGIKFAVAYAIPDIPEWVEHEIAKMEFQRRQALKSAPSTPKSPINPQDKAHTPV, from the exons GCAGTTTCGCAAAAGCCTCAAAGTTTGTCTTGTCGTCCAAACTATGGGAACATTCCACACCGTCAAAAACATGCGATGTTTTGATCACATTTCCCAAAAAGACAGAGGACTACACTGTCATGTGGCTGTTGTCAAGACTACGGGCACGGGTACCAGATGTTGACGTTCACGTGCGACAAATGGCGCACTCGCCAGTTTACGGCTTCTATCTCAGTTCATCCTTTGAG GTGTTCTTACAACAagctgaaaatttaggattgaAAAAGAAACTCAAAGGTGGTGGAATAACTGACTTTAAATACGATGAAAGAATGAGCTTCGAGGGTAGTGATGACCCCACGACGTTTTTCACTTCGGGCGAAAGACAGAGTATGATTCTGGAAATGGTCAACGATTTGAGAGCGGTACAAGGCGATGAGCTTGGCAAGATCAAGTTTGTGGAAGGACAGCAGATTG TGCCAAAGCTGTTATCCGACGGTGTGGTAGAAAAAATGTTTCCTCTTCATAATCACGATGACCTTGCCAAGCTAAGAAAGACCTGGGTCTCAGCTTTCTTCAAGAAACAACCACTTG ATGACATTTGCCTGTATTTTGGCGTGAAAATCGCCATGTATTTTGCCTGGCTTGGAATGTACACTAAATGGTTGGTGGCGCCTGCAGTCTTGGGTATCGTTACCTTCATCCTTTCCTCCAGAAGCGAGGCAACGAGGGACTGGTGCATATTATTCTTCAACATCTTCAATATAGTGTGGGCTACACTGTTCTTGGAGGCTTGGAAGCGAAAGAGCGCTGAGCTTGCGTACAAATGGGGCACAATGGACATGCCATCTGATGTTTTGAAAGAGCCAAGGCCGCTGTTTAGG GGTGAATATAAACCAAGTGAAATCACTGGACGAATAGAGCCACAGTTTCCTTCCTGGAAAAGAAACATCTTCCGCTACTGCGTCTCCTTGCCAGTCATCTTGACATCATTGGGCGTCGTTTGTCTGTCCATGTTGCTATGCTTTGAGTTTCAAAGGTGGGTGGATAGCATGGAGAACCCACCGAAGCCTCTCAAGTTTGCTCCAAAAATCGCCCTGGCTGTTTGCATTGGCCTTTTGGACGACAATTATAAGAAGGTTGCCTATCACTTGAACGACAAAG AAAACTATCGACTTCAAGAGACGTACGAAAATCATCTAATTATCAAACTGGTTTCG TTCCAATTCTTTAACGCCTTTTTGGCGCTTTTTTACATCGCCTTCTACATACAGGATATGAACAGACTGAAAAAT caACTGGCTGCACTTCTTATCACAAAACAAGTGGTGGGAAATGTCAAGGAAGCTTTAATTCCTTTCGTCAAACAAAAAGTGAAggaatggaaaatgaaaaaagaagaagccaaagcaaagaaagaaaaggacgAGAAAGGAGGCAAAGACAAGTCAGCTGGGAACGAGAAATCAGATAAGCCAAAGGAACTGGATACACCCCTTATGAACCAGGCTGAGATTGAAAGCACCATGGCTGAGTACGAG GATACCTTTGAGGATTACCTGGAAATGTTCATCCAATTTGGATACGTGGTTCTCTTCTCATCTGCTTTTCCCCTTGCTGCTTTGTGTGCTTTGCTGAATAACATCATTGAGATCAGAAGTGATGCATTCAAGCTGTGCACCAACTTACGAAGACCATTCGGTGAAAGAGTCGAAAACATTGGAACTTGGCAG GATGCAATGGAGGTGATGGGCGTGGTCGCAGTAATGGTGAATCTCGCTCTGCTTGGTATGGGAGGCTCAGTTCAGCGGATGTTCCCAAACATGACAGTAACTGACAGAATAATTCTCATTGTTGTATTGGAG CATCTTGTCCTTGGAATCAAGTTCGCGGTGGCATATGCTATACCTGACATACCAGAATGGGTGGAGCACGAAATAGCCAAGATGGAGTTTCAAAGGCGACAGGCTCTGAAG AGCGCTCCAAGTACTCCGAAGTCTCCAATAAACCCACAAGACAAGGCTCACACACCAGTGTAG
- the LOC136932100 gene encoding anoctamin-8-like isoform X2, whose protein sequence is MPIPDRRTSGKEAKTAAKDVFNSNKGEEGSFAKASKFVLSSKLWEHSTPSKTCDVLITFPKKTEDYTVMWLLSRLRARVPDVDVHVRQMAHSPVYGFYLSSSFEVFLQQAENLGLKKKLKGGGITDFKYDERMSFEGSDDPTTFFTSGERQSMILEMVNDLRAVQGDELGKIKFVEGQQIVPKLLSDGVVEKMFPLHNHDDLAKLRKTWVSAFFKKQPLDDICLYFGVKIAMYFAWLGMYTKWLVAPAVLGIVTFILSSRSEATRDWCILFFNIFNIVWATLFLEAWKRKSAELAYKWGTMDMPSDVLKEPRPLFRGEYKPSEITGRIEPQFPSWKRNIFRYCVSLPVILTSLGVVCLSMLLCFEFQRWVDSMENPPKPLKFAPKIALAVCIGLLDDNYKKVAYHLNDKENYRLQETYENHLIIKLVSFQFFNAFLALFYIAFYIQDMNRLKNQLAALLITKQVVGNVKEALIPFVKQKVKEWKMKKEEAKAKKEKDEKGGKDKSAGNEKSDKPKELDTPLMNQAEIESTMAEYEDTFEDYLEMFIQFGYVVLFSSAFPLAALCALLNNIIEIRSDAFKLCTNLRRPFGERVENIGTWQDAMEVMGVVAVMVNLALLGMGGSVQRMFPNMTVTDRIILIVVLEHLVLGIKFAVAYAIPDIPEWVEHEIAKMEFQRRQALKSAPSTPKSPINPQDKAHTPV, encoded by the exons GCAGTTTCGCAAAAGCCTCAAAGTTTGTCTTGTCGTCCAAACTATGGGAACATTCCACACCGTCAAAAACATGCGATGTTTTGATCACATTTCCCAAAAAGACAGAGGACTACACTGTCATGTGGCTGTTGTCAAGACTACGGGCACGGGTACCAGATGTTGACGTTCACGTGCGACAAATGGCGCACTCGCCAGTTTACGGCTTCTATCTCAGTTCATCCTTTGAG GTGTTCTTACAACAagctgaaaatttaggattgaAAAAGAAACTCAAAGGTGGTGGAATAACTGACTTTAAATACGATGAAAGAATGAGCTTCGAGGGTAGTGATGACCCCACGACGTTTTTCACTTCGGGCGAAAGACAGAGTATGATTCTGGAAATGGTCAACGATTTGAGAGCGGTACAAGGCGATGAGCTTGGCAAGATCAAGTTTGTGGAAGGACAGCAGATTG TGCCAAAGCTGTTATCCGACGGTGTGGTAGAAAAAATGTTTCCTCTTCATAATCACGATGACCTTGCCAAGCTAAGAAAGACCTGGGTCTCAGCTTTCTTCAAGAAACAACCACTTG ATGACATTTGCCTGTATTTTGGCGTGAAAATCGCCATGTATTTTGCCTGGCTTGGAATGTACACTAAATGGTTGGTGGCGCCTGCAGTCTTGGGTATCGTTACCTTCATCCTTTCCTCCAGAAGCGAGGCAACGAGGGACTGGTGCATATTATTCTTCAACATCTTCAATATAGTGTGGGCTACACTGTTCTTGGAGGCTTGGAAGCGAAAGAGCGCTGAGCTTGCGTACAAATGGGGCACAATGGACATGCCATCTGATGTTTTGAAAGAGCCAAGGCCGCTGTTTAGG GGTGAATATAAACCAAGTGAAATCACTGGACGAATAGAGCCACAGTTTCCTTCCTGGAAAAGAAACATCTTCCGCTACTGCGTCTCCTTGCCAGTCATCTTGACATCATTGGGCGTCGTTTGTCTGTCCATGTTGCTATGCTTTGAGTTTCAAAGGTGGGTGGATAGCATGGAGAACCCACCGAAGCCTCTCAAGTTTGCTCCAAAAATCGCCCTGGCTGTTTGCATTGGCCTTTTGGACGACAATTATAAGAAGGTTGCCTATCACTTGAACGACAAAG AAAACTATCGACTTCAAGAGACGTACGAAAATCATCTAATTATCAAACTGGTTTCG TTCCAATTCTTTAACGCCTTTTTGGCGCTTTTTTACATCGCCTTCTACATACAGGATATGAACAGACTGAAAAAT caACTGGCTGCACTTCTTATCACAAAACAAGTGGTGGGAAATGTCAAGGAAGCTTTAATTCCTTTCGTCAAACAAAAAGTGAAggaatggaaaatgaaaaaagaagaagccaaagcaaagaaagaaaaggacgAGAAAGGAGGCAAAGACAAGTCAGCTGGGAACGAGAAATCAGATAAGCCAAAGGAACTGGATACACCCCTTATGAACCAGGCTGAGATTGAAAGCACCATGGCTGAGTACGAG GATACCTTTGAGGATTACCTGGAAATGTTCATCCAATTTGGATACGTGGTTCTCTTCTCATCTGCTTTTCCCCTTGCTGCTTTGTGTGCTTTGCTGAATAACATCATTGAGATCAGAAGTGATGCATTCAAGCTGTGCACCAACTTACGAAGACCATTCGGTGAAAGAGTCGAAAACATTGGAACTTGGCAG GATGCAATGGAGGTGATGGGCGTGGTCGCAGTAATGGTGAATCTCGCTCTGCTTGGTATGGGAGGCTCAGTTCAGCGGATGTTCCCAAACATGACAGTAACTGACAGAATAATTCTCATTGTTGTATTGGAG CATCTTGTCCTTGGAATCAAGTTCGCGGTGGCATATGCTATACCTGACATACCAGAATGGGTGGAGCACGAAATAGCCAAGATGGAGTTTCAAAGGCGACAGGCTCTGAAG AGCGCTCCAAGTACTCCGAAGTCTCCAATAAACCCACAAGACAAGGCTCACACACCAGTGTAG